In Terriglobus aquaticus, the genomic window GGGATGTCCTCCTTGGCGAACTCCAGCAGGATGCGCCTGCGAATCTCCCGCAGCACACCATCCTTCTGGTTCGCCCTGACCCGAAGGTTCACCGGAAAGACCACCTCGCGGCCGTTGATACGGTCTACGCCCAGCACGTCCGGATCGGCAATCGCCACCTCGGCGAAAGCAGGGGAGCGACGAACATCGAGCGCCACGCGCCGCAGCACCTCCATTACCTTGTCCGGATCCGCAGACGCATCGACGGACACTGACAGCGACGCGACCGAGTACTCGCGCGACAGGTTCGATACCGTCGTAATCTGCGAGTTCGGGATAAAGTACTGCGTTCCATCTCCGTCCCGAACCGTGGTCGCGCGCAGCGAGATATCCTCCACCGTCCCGGTCAGTCCCGCCACCTTGACCACGTCGCCGACGTTGAACTGGTCTTCCACCAGGATGAACAGACCATTCAGCATGTCCTTGAAGAGCGACTGCGCTCCAAACGATATGCCGAGCCCGACCACGCCCGCCGACGCCAACAGCGGTTTCAGGTCGATGTTGAACACGGGCAGAACTTGCAGCAGCACAAGAAAGCCGATCACGCCATACGCGGTGGCTCGCAGGATGGCCGACAAGGTGCGCAGCTGCGCCGCCCGGCGTGCATTGCCGATCGAGTTGTCTGCGATGTGCCGCATCCGTTTCACGGCGAATGCCACCAGCCGCTGCAGCGCCACTGCAATCAGAAGGATGAACAGGAGCTTGGGCAGGTCGTGCCGAACAAACGAGATCAGGTCCGCATGCCAGTCTGCCAGCAGATCGTGGAAGCTGTTGCCATCCGGTGCAGAAGGCAGAGGGCTCAGCAGGGTAGCGGGCATTGCCGGGTGAAATACAGGCATCCGCTTCATCCTAAAACGCCAAGGCAGCCTCGTCAGATCACCGCGCAGTCCGATTCGACGCACGATGAGGTACGCTCGATTTTGTACCATCGCCAACTTCGGTGAGACGCGGATGGGAACCTTGGCAGAACACTTCGGTTTGGCCCGGCCCGCCTCCGCCGGTGCGTTGCTCCTGGCTTCGTTGGTGTGTGTACCGGCGATGCGCGCGCAGGTCGATGCCCGTCCTCCGGCCGGCAGTCTTCCTCACCCTGACGCCTCGGAGGAGAACGATCCCTTCCGGAACAACCCCGAGTTACGCGAGCGCCTCCAGAAAGGTCGCGCGACAGAGCGTCAAAGGCGTATTGTGGACGACGCCAATCGGCTGGTCGTCTTGACCGCGCAATACCGAACCGCGCTTGCTGCACACGGTACTGCAACGGCGGATGATCAAAAGCTTCTCATCCAAATTGAGAAGCTTGCCCGTGAGGTGAAGGACCGCATGAGGGGGATGTAGCAAGAGCAGTACCCCCGCACGGTCCGTGATGGATGGTGTGTGATGTTTGCAGTTCCGATGAGGAGAATGTCGATCCGAACCTGCCGTCTAACCGTGTGCGCAACCCTGTGTGGCGCAGCGTTTGTCACGGTCGGCCGCACCGCTACGGCGCAGTCCGCAGCGTTGATCGGCGGCAACCAGGTGCAGCGGGTGGAGAACCAGCAGAAGCAGATGGCTGCGGAAGCTCGCCAGAAAAAGATGGAAACGGACGCGGCCAGGCTGGTGGAGATGGCACAGCAACTGAAGACCAGCGTAGACAAGACCAACAAGGACGTCCTGTCAGTGGACGTGATCAAGGAAGCCGAGCGCATCGAAAAACTTGCACGTGAGGTGCGCGAAGGCATGCGACAGTAGTTGCTTTTCCTCGGGAACCGTGTCACGCTGCGTTCATGACAAAGGCAGGGGGGTGGACGTTCCCGAGGCTGAAAAGCCTCTTGCTGTGCGTAGCGCTGCCGCTTGCGGCAGCCGTTTCCGCTTCGGGCCAGAAGGGCGGCAGCAGCGGTGGTGGCCACCCAGCGCCGGCTCCCGCGCCCGCGCCCACGCCTTCTCCCGTCCGCAGCCCGGGCAACACGGGCGGCGTGTACGGCTCGTCGCCCTACGGCTCTTCGCCGTATGCCCCGTACGGCATCAATTCGCCCTTCTTCGGCGGTAGCGACGTCACGCCCCAGCAGGCCAGTCTGTACAGCCGGCTCCAGCGTCAGGAGCGCCAGAAGCGAATCGTCACCGATACCAATAAGCTGGTCGCACTGACTTCGGAGTATCAGCACGCCCTGCAGCAGGGCGGCCAGACACCGGACACCGACCGCAAGCTGCGCGACATCGAGAAGCTCGCCCGCAATCTTCGCGCAACCCTCGTCCAGTAATCGCACCCGCAATCAGTTCAACGCTGCATCGCAGTGTTCGTATCCAGCAGCGTGCTTCCGCCCTTTAGGGCCGTGGTCCCGGAGCGCATAGCTGCCGCCAACTCGGCCGGCGTCCAGGCCGGGTGAGTCGCCCGCAGCAGGGCCGCAGCGCCCGCCGCCAGTCCGGCGGAAGCACTCGTTCCCATCGCCTGCACATACGCCGCGTGGCCGAAATTAAAGCAGCCGTAGGAGTGAGCGTGATCCGACGGGGCGCCGTCTGCCGTTCCCGGCACGCCACTTGAGCAGGCGCCGCGAATCCAGCCGGACACAGCCTCGTCTGCACCGGCCGGGTAATTGCCGCCAGGCGCGGCCACTGCCTGCAGCGGAGCGCCGTAATTCGAGTAGTAGGGCAGAGTCACCGCACCGGCCGAGCACGCCGCACCCGTCCGGTTGTCTTCCGCGCAATCCGGATTGCTGGTCGCCGTCACCGCGAGCACATCGCGTGCCTGCGCCGGCAGTTCCAGGTAGCGGCTATTGCTCAGGTCAAACCCGTCGTTGCCTGCAGCCGCCACGATCAGAACACCCGCATTCGCCGCCGCATGCGTCACCTGGTCAAACGCGGACTTCAATCCGGCACCGTCACCCGTGTACAGGTCCACGATGCTGCCCAGTGATAGCACAATCACATCGGCATGCTGGCTCACCGCATCATCGATGCCCTTGAGCAGCCACGACACCAATCCCGAGGCCTGGCCCGCCTGGCACTGTGCGGAGACGGTGACGCCCGTGCCCGGCATGCGCTGCAGCACCTTGATGTTCAGAATCGTTGCCGACGGTGCCACGCCGACCACCCGGCCGGTGCTGGCGCCCATCGCGCCCGCAGCCAGCGAAGCAACCCACGTACCGTGGCCCTCCTGGTCCTGTGGCGAACCGTCATCGCAGGGACTGAAATCATCGCTGGAGTCCACCTCCGACAGGTTCAGCGCAAGGTTGGGAGCAATGTCCGGGTGAGTGCGATCTACACCGCTGTCGAGCACGGCGATGCGAACACCGCTGCCAAGCGTCCGGTTCCACGGCCCGGTCACCGTGCCGCCCAGAACGCCCATGCCGTACCCGCCCGCGGCCCGTACCGCCCATCCCTGCGGCGAGCCCTGGTAGAAGGTGTCGGTCGGAGCCGGCGTATTTGCGTTGCCTGAGTTAGAAGAGGCGCTAGCGCCGGCAGCCTGCGTGCCCGCCGGTGTCGACGCGGTTCCACTCCCGCCTCCGCTCGCCGGTGTACCGCTGCCGCTCTTCGCGGCATTGCCGCTGCCGGAATTATTGATGGCCACCGGCTGCAGCGGATCCACCGCCACGGGCCGTACCGGCGCGGACCGCCGCACCAGCACAGAACCACTCGCCTGTTCCGGCACAGCGGCGCTGCGCAGAAGCGCGTGAGCGTACACCCGGACATCCGGCAGCACCTGCGCCACCGTAGGATCCGCGGCGATCCTTCGCATGGCGGTCGCGGACGCGCTCACCGCCGCAGTCCCCAGATGCGGATGAACCGTCACCTCCGAAGCTCCCGTCTCACGCAAGCGTTGCGCGCGATCGGAGACGGCCGTTCCCGAACAAAACAAGACCAGGTAGTGCCCAGGTATGGTCGGGCTGGTCAGCGAAGGTGCCTGGGCCCGAATCGCCTGTGGAGCCAGGCTGCCGATGACCAGCACCGCCAGTTGTGCCAGCATGATTCGAAAAGGGGAAGCGAGGTTCGCGGCCACGTGTCAGGTACTCCAGAAGCGTCGGATTGGCCGGGGCTCGTTTGTGCTTCATCCCCGGACAGGTTCTGTATCGGCACAGAGCACAGGAGCGTGAGGTCGTACCCACTCACCTGGCCGGCGCGCAGGCGCGGCGGACTCCCTGCGTAAGGGCCAGCCGTTTACAATCAACCGTTGCAGGAGAGCTACGGATGGCAGGCAAAGCGGCAGGCACAGCAACCCGGGGCGGCAAGGGAAGCGCTGCTCTTTCGCGCGAGCAATGGATCCGCTTTTACCGGACCATGTACCTCTCGCGGCGCACCGACGACCGCGAACTCCTTCTGAAAAAGCAGCAGAAGATTTTCTTTCAGATCTCCGGCGCCGGGCATGAAGCCCTGCTGACCGCCGCAGGCATGACCTTGCGCCCCGGGCACGACTGGTTCTTCCCGTACTACCGCGATCGCGCGCTGTGCCTGGCGCTCGGCCAGACTGTGGTCGACCAGCTGCTGCAGGCCGTGGGTGCTGGCACGGATCCCCAGAGCGGCGGCCGCCAAATGCCCTCGCACTGGACGAATAAGTCGCTGAACCTGGTTTCGCCGTCCTCGTCCACCGCCACGCAGTGCCTCCACGCCGTGGGCTGCGCCGAGGCCGGCCGGTACTTTCACCACCATCCCGAGGCTGCCAAGGGCACCTACGCGCCCACCGACTACCGCGCCTGGAAGGACGTTCAGTTCCACGCCGACGAGGTCGTCTACACCTCGATCGGCGAGGGCTCGACCAGCCAGGGCGAGTTCTGGGAGGCTCTTAACTCCGCCTCCAACGGCAAGCTGCCCGTCCTCTTCGTCGTCGAAGACAACGGATATGCCATCTCCACACCGGTCGAGACCAACACTCCCGGCGGCAACATCTCCCGCCTGGTGGCGAACTTCCCGAACTTCCACTTCGCCGAGATCGACGGCACCGATGCCCAGGCCTGCGTGGCCGCCATGCAGGAAGCAGCGGAGTACGTGCGTACCCGCAAAGGCCCGGCGCTCGTTCACGGCCACGTCATCCGCCCCTACTCGCATTCCCAGAGCGACGACGAGCGCCAGTACCGCGTCGCCGACGAACTCGAAGCCGACGCCCTCCGCGACCCCCTCGGTCGCATGCAGGCGTGGCTCATCCAGGAAGGTCTGCTCACCGAGGATGAGGTCAACGCGCTCGAGCGCGAGGTCGACGAGGAGGTTCGAGCCGCCGCCGATCAGGCTCTGGCGGCGCCGCTGCCCGCCATCACCTCCATTCCGCTGCACGTCTATTCCGAACAGGTAGACCCGTGCAGCAGCGCCTTCTCCACGGCGCCCGCTCCCACCACCGGCACCGGCGACCGCACCATGGCCGACCTCATCAACGCCACCCTGCGTGACGAAATGCGCCGCGACGAACGCATTCTCATCTTCGGCGAAGACGTCGCAGATGCCAGCCGCGATCAGCATCTCAAATCCGGTGCTCTCAAGGGCAAAGGCGGTGTGTTCAA contains:
- a CDS encoding mechanosensitive ion channel family protein, producing the protein MPVFHPAMPATLLSPLPSAPDGNSFHDLLADWHADLISFVRHDLPKLLFILLIAVALQRLVAFAVKRMRHIADNSIGNARRAAQLRTLSAILRATAYGVIGFLVLLQVLPVFNIDLKPLLASAGVVGLGISFGAQSLFKDMLNGLFILVEDQFNVGDVVKVAGLTGTVEDISLRATTVRDGDGTQYFIPNSQITTVSNLSREYSVASLSVSVDASADPDKVMEVLRRVALDVRRSPAFAEVAIADPDVLGVDRINGREVVFPVNLRVRANQKDGVLREIRRRILLEFAKEDIPLGVPATAILQAPAAAAAPATSGDAPLQAG
- a CDS encoding S8 family serine peptidase, with translation MLAQLAVLVIGSLAPQAIRAQAPSLTSPTIPGHYLVLFCSGTAVSDRAQRLRETGASEVTVHPHLGTAAVSASATAMRRIAADPTVAQVLPDVRVYAHALLRSAAVPEQASGSVLVRRSAPVRPVAVDPLQPVAINNSGSGNAAKSGSGTPASGGGSGTASTPAGTQAAGASASSNSGNANTPAPTDTFYQGSPQGWAVRAAGGYGMGVLGGTVTGPWNRTLGSGVRIAVLDSGVDRTHPDIAPNLALNLSEVDSSDDFSPCDDGSPQDQEGHGTWVASLAAGAMGASTGRVVGVAPSATILNIKVLQRMPGTGVTVSAQCQAGQASGLVSWLLKGIDDAVSQHADVIVLSLGSIVDLYTGDGAGLKSAFDQVTHAAANAGVLIVAAAGNDGFDLSNSRYLELPAQARDVLAVTATSNPDCAEDNRTGAACSAGAVTLPYYSNYGAPLQAVAAPGGNYPAGADEAVSGWIRGACSSGVPGTADGAPSDHAHSYGCFNFGHAAYVQAMGTSASAGLAAGAAALLRATHPAWTPAELAAAMRSGTTALKGGSTLLDTNTAMQR
- a CDS encoding alpha-ketoacid dehydrogenase subunit alpha/beta — its product is MAGKAAGTATRGGKGSAALSREQWIRFYRTMYLSRRTDDRELLLKKQQKIFFQISGAGHEALLTAAGMTLRPGHDWFFPYYRDRALCLALGQTVVDQLLQAVGAGTDPQSGGRQMPSHWTNKSLNLVSPSSSTATQCLHAVGCAEAGRYFHHHPEAAKGTYAPTDYRAWKDVQFHADEVVYTSIGEGSTSQGEFWEALNSASNGKLPVLFVVEDNGYAISTPVETNTPGGNISRLVANFPNFHFAEIDGTDAQACVAAMQEAAEYVRTRKGPALVHGHVIRPYSHSQSDDERQYRVADELEADALRDPLGRMQAWLIQEGLLTEDEVNALEREVDEEVRAAADQALAAPLPAITSIPLHVYSEQVDPCSSAFSTAPAPTTGTGDRTMADLINATLRDEMRRDERILIFGEDVADASRDQHLKSGALKGKGGVFKLTSGLQAEFGSDRVFNSPLAEANITGRAIGMAVRGLKPVVEIQFFDYIWPAMHQMRNELSVMRWRSNGLFSSPIVMRVPIGGYLTGGSIYHSQSGESIFTHTPGVRVIMPSNALDAAGLLRTAIRCDDPVLFLEHKRLYREAFGRAPYPGPEYMIPFGKAKQLRAGTDLTIVTYGALVPRVLQAAQRLSSERDISTEVLDLRSLSPYDFEAIAESVRRTNRLLIVHEDMRSWGFGAEVAARAAEELFHDLDAPVRRLASMDTFVAYQPVLEDVILPQADDVFRAAAELADF